The proteins below are encoded in one region of Oharaeibacter diazotrophicus:
- a CDS encoding endonuclease/exonuclease/phosphatase family protein, which yields MRILRDRRLNVRQWDTRLGTTEGEVVLLGDFNRVFDRANEVLFADLDDGTPAGLDLFMVPYKQEITCNGHSSKPEKSIDYVITTKSLWQKAVRAEIPKIDVTSNVSNHCPTFLDLQR from the coding sequence ATGCGCATCCTGCGTGACCGCCGTCTCAATGTCCGCCAGTGGGACACCCGGCTGGGCACCACCGAAGGTGAGGTCGTCCTGCTGGGCGACTTCAACCGTGTTTTCGACCGGGCGAACGAAGTCCTATTCGCCGATCTGGACGACGGGACACCGGCCGGTCTCGATCTGTTCATGGTGCCCTACAAACAAGAGATCACGTGCAACGGACACTCCAGCAAACCCGAGAAATCGATAGACTATGTCATCACGACGAAATCGCTCTGGCAGAAGGCCGTGCGTGCCGAGATTCCGAAGATCGACGTGACATCGAATGTAAGCAATCACTGCCCGACCTTTCTGGATCTGCAGCGATAG
- a CDS encoding tyrosine-type recombinase/integrase, translated as MNLPANLATSAVLPALVSAADERARFRFLEFFTAQIRNPNTRRAYGRDVAQFLDWCAVQGVRSLGEIHALHVAAYVELLTQSHAAPTAKRHLSAIRRLFDWLVTGQVVPANPATSVRGPKHSQREGVTPILSPEEARHLLVSIGDATLIDLRDRALIALMVYSFARVGAATGMKVEDVYMQQRRLWVRLHEKGGKLHKMPCHHSLEAYLDAWLEASKLRDEPKAPLFPTFRRGTGRCAGGGELTRTAMSQPDAFAMVRRRAKAAGIETPIGNHTFRGTGLTAYLSNGGTLEKAREMANHADPRTTQLYDRRRDQVTLDEVERVLI; from the coding sequence ATGAACCTCCCCGCCAATCTTGCGACCTCGGCAGTACTTCCAGCCCTTGTCTCCGCGGCCGACGAGCGCGCCCGCTTCCGCTTCCTCGAATTTTTCACCGCCCAGATCCGCAACCCGAACACCCGCCGCGCCTACGGCCGCGACGTGGCCCAGTTCCTCGACTGGTGTGCCGTGCAGGGCGTGCGGAGCCTCGGCGAGATTCACGCGTTGCACGTTGCTGCCTATGTCGAGCTGCTGACGCAGAGCCATGCGGCGCCTACCGCCAAGCGGCACCTCTCGGCGATCCGCCGCCTGTTCGACTGGCTGGTCACTGGTCAGGTGGTGCCGGCGAACCCGGCGACATCGGTGCGCGGGCCGAAGCATTCGCAGCGGGAAGGTGTGACGCCGATCTTGTCACCGGAGGAGGCGCGGCATCTTCTCGTGAGCATCGGCGATGCGACGCTGATCGACCTGCGAGACCGTGCGCTGATCGCGCTTATGGTCTACTCGTTCGCGCGCGTCGGCGCCGCGACCGGCATGAAGGTCGAAGACGTTTATATGCAGCAGCGACGCCTTTGGGTGCGCCTACACGAGAAGGGCGGCAAGCTGCACAAGATGCCCTGCCATCATTCGCTCGAGGCGTATCTCGACGCCTGGCTGGAGGCGAGCAAGCTGCGCGACGAGCCGAAGGCGCCGTTGTTCCCGACATTCCGCCGCGGCACCGGTCGGTGCGCCGGCGGCGGCGAGCTGACACGCACGGCGATGTCGCAGCCCGATGCCTTCGCCATGGTACGTCGACGGGCAAAGGCCGCCGGCATCGAGACGCCGATCGGGAATCACACTTTCCGCGGCACTGGCCTTACCGCCTACCTCTCGAACGGCGGCACGCTGGAAAAAGCGCGGGAGATGGCCAACCATGCCGATCCGCGCACCACCCAGCTATATGACAGGCGGCGCGATCAGGTGACGCTCGATGAAGTTGAGCGTGTATTGATATAG
- a CDS encoding GIY-YIG nuclease family protein: MERVPIEVVTKGLETTSDKIRALAHAGYLRTEIAQLLDIRYQHVRKVLVDAGIDAGLQRTVELTRSTDIIEAPASDREPTPPAVLLEAGFSRVGEWTLDGDRLTLSGRAPAEVGVYAFILDDEVVYVGVTQNGLQVRMEQYRRGHAGQKTNARVNALIREGLAAGHRVSAMTAVPASFDWNGLPVDGAAGLEAGLIRLIQPRWNMRGRS; the protein is encoded by the coding sequence ATGGAGCGAGTGCCGATCGAGGTGGTGACGAAGGGGTTGGAGACGACCTCGGACAAGATCCGTGCGCTCGCCCATGCCGGTTACCTCCGCACCGAGATCGCCCAGCTGCTCGACATCCGCTACCAGCATGTCCGCAAGGTGCTGGTCGATGCCGGTATCGACGCCGGGCTCCAGCGCACTGTCGAGCTGACCCGCTCCACAGACATCATCGAAGCGCCCGCGAGCGATCGCGAGCCGACTCCACCGGCGGTGCTGCTCGAAGCCGGGTTTTCCCGGGTAGGGGAATGGACGCTCGACGGTGACCGTCTGACCCTCAGCGGCCGTGCTCCGGCGGAGGTGGGGGTCTACGCCTTCATCCTGGATGACGAGGTGGTCTATGTCGGCGTGACGCAGAACGGCCTGCAGGTGCGGATGGAGCAGTACCGGCGCGGGCACGCCGGCCAAAAGACGAACGCTCGCGTCAACGCGCTGATCCGCGAGGGCTTGGCCGCTGGGCATCGCGTCTCGGCTATGACCGCCGTTCCTGCTTCCTTCGACTGGAATGGTCTGCCGGTTGATGGCGCAGCCGGGCTGGAGGCGGGTCTCATCCGGCTCATCCAACCGCGCTGGAATATGCGGGGGCGATCATGA
- a CDS encoding RHS repeat-associated core domain-containing protein codes for MRRLRPFAILVLTALIFLRLATPEGWAASAARDVIESYRAGFEEPLVATGKTTSADDDALAEMLQKASSAPEGEMLALLDRYAEAHPDSGWTLPVLTNLGLSAYQAGRFSLAISAFERAWAIGKGQESEEARNLADRALGELLQMHARLGHADMIEALLAEADLRTPTGSATESIAGAREGMRQMRELPSVAYLCGPLALRALLLQQGYSEAGVKFVEAVRSGPHGTTLKQLAELADQAKLNYRLVARQPGTAVPTPAVVHWKVNHFAAIVAEENGFYHVVDPTFGSSLWVTKETVDLESSGHFLTPAPLQEGWAEIKKEDVASVYGMGSTSNGDPRATKPTDHQTKPDCQPPSGPKGPDQGSDSCPSNSDSPPNDPGCQGMCGYNFTESVVSLNIKDRPVGYKPPFGPAVPFTVTYNQREASQPSVFPFSNLGPKWSFNWLSYIRDDPRKAGRSVVRVVGGGGSVAYDGFERGSGTFDRESETGAILTVVSHPRGIYQRKLPDGSLETYSRAVGKSAALRFLLLTKIADPHGNAVTLTYDTSDRLVSITDAAGKVTRLAYGLAESPLLITKVTDPFARSAVFTYEKFGKGGFRLASITDTIGLTSSFTYAKGSAKIVGLTTPYGTTSFEADGTEAQRYIEVTDPLGNKELLESFNDSAVPFSESLTPEGMNVRNEYLNYRNTMYWDKHAYTFEDGDDDSQYYGAARVTHWLHDKNNFDFRSNTIESIKPPLEARIWMNYESQDEQGETYLQEGTFDKPLHVGRAISASATLLESFEYNTLGNVTRYVDPAGRTTNFLYGDGVDLQAVQRLKDRAPADTLAQFVYDGRHLPQIYVDAAGQSTRFTYNTRGQVTVAVNAKGEKTSYIYDGNGYLARVVNAHGKTSVAFTRDTLGRAVAMTDSEGYTVRYEYDALDRVTTERFPDGTTRTYGYDKLDLVRIKDREGRVTRLTYDALRNLTSVTDPLGQKTRFTYYKNGVLRSLIDANGNTTTWLIDVQSRVTAKVYADGSRETYTYDQAGRLASKTDAKKQVTRYGYMLDGQLASITYLNDPTPTADVAFTYDAAYGRLTSVDNAATRTTYSYYPAGVPGALQLKTETSHNPDAQVSYAYDVLGRVIRRAIDGDVERFGYDKLGRMSAHESSLGKFVYGYVGESGQLTKRSNGAFSTEWLYEPNAKDRRLKEIINQGTVGFRYTSSPEGNFTSITETLDGTPGKIWKYKYDKADRLISATPSSGDPLVFAYDKVGNLTSLRGQTYSYNALNQIVGFGYDANGNLLKDDKYEYAWDAADRTLSVTASGQAVPLSTYSYDGLGRRVGISGTGSGVRRYLWCGTELCRSQDSGGTPLTRYLAEGEAAGSQGLLYAIDQIGSVRGVVGKAGGPSVGRMDFDPYGHVLSISGATADFHFAHLLDDPNVILDLSFTRAYSTRVGGWISRDSLGESGAYNLYSYVDGNPIVYVDPTGEVLFVPIAVGIIGGFAFDYFLDHYKKSHCSCKNTPIGAMGNGIAGGLMGGAGPYIAKPRMGIGGGGPSGTSTSVFSQLNHAAALRGYYSFATRNRLTKALRKIPYAGAALASYELYDALSCD; via the coding sequence ATGCGCAGGTTACGTCCATTTGCCATCCTCGTGCTTACGGCATTGATTTTCCTGCGGCTTGCGACGCCGGAAGGCTGGGCGGCAAGCGCCGCCCGGGACGTGATCGAAAGCTACAGAGCCGGTTTCGAGGAACCGCTCGTAGCCACGGGGAAGACGACATCGGCCGACGACGACGCCCTGGCCGAGATGCTGCAGAAGGCATCCTCCGCCCCTGAAGGCGAGATGCTCGCGCTCCTGGACAGGTATGCCGAGGCTCATCCGGACTCGGGCTGGACTCTGCCGGTGCTGACCAATCTCGGCCTGTCCGCCTATCAGGCCGGCCGGTTCTCGCTCGCCATTTCCGCGTTCGAACGCGCCTGGGCCATCGGCAAGGGGCAGGAGTCCGAAGAGGCCCGCAATCTCGCCGATCGGGCCCTCGGCGAACTCCTGCAGATGCACGCCCGCCTCGGCCATGCCGACATGATCGAGGCGCTGCTCGCCGAAGCGGACCTGCGGACCCCCACCGGCAGCGCCACGGAGAGCATCGCGGGCGCCCGGGAAGGCATGCGGCAGATGCGCGAGTTGCCGAGTGTCGCGTATCTCTGCGGTCCCCTGGCCCTGCGCGCTCTTCTGCTACAGCAGGGCTACTCCGAAGCCGGCGTGAAATTCGTCGAAGCCGTGCGGTCGGGGCCTCATGGCACGACGCTGAAGCAACTCGCGGAGCTGGCCGACCAGGCGAAGCTGAACTATCGGCTGGTCGCCCGCCAGCCGGGGACGGCGGTGCCGACGCCGGCGGTCGTCCACTGGAAGGTGAACCACTTCGCCGCGATCGTGGCGGAGGAGAACGGCTTCTACCATGTCGTCGACCCGACCTTCGGCAGCAGCCTGTGGGTGACGAAGGAGACCGTCGACCTGGAGAGCAGCGGTCACTTCCTGACGCCGGCGCCGCTGCAGGAGGGCTGGGCCGAGATCAAAAAGGAAGACGTCGCCTCTGTGTATGGCATGGGGTCGACCAGCAACGGCGATCCGAGGGCGACGAAACCGACCGACCATCAGACCAAACCGGACTGCCAGCCGCCTTCGGGCCCGAAAGGGCCGGATCAAGGAAGCGATAGCTGCCCTTCGAATTCGGACAGCCCGCCCAACGATCCCGGCTGCCAGGGAATGTGCGGGTACAATTTCACGGAATCGGTCGTCAGCCTGAACATCAAGGACAGACCTGTCGGCTACAAGCCGCCCTTCGGGCCCGCCGTGCCTTTCACCGTGACCTACAACCAGCGCGAGGCGTCGCAGCCGTCGGTCTTTCCGTTCTCCAACCTCGGCCCGAAATGGTCCTTCAACTGGCTGAGCTACATCCGCGACGACCCTCGCAAAGCCGGGCGATCGGTGGTGCGCGTCGTCGGCGGCGGCGGCTCGGTCGCCTACGACGGCTTCGAGCGCGGGAGCGGCACGTTCGACCGCGAGTCGGAGACGGGTGCGATCCTGACGGTGGTGTCGCACCCGCGCGGCATCTATCAGCGCAAACTGCCCGATGGATCCCTCGAAACCTACAGCCGCGCGGTCGGCAAAAGCGCCGCGCTGCGGTTCCTCCTGTTGACCAAGATCGCGGATCCCCACGGCAACGCCGTCACGCTCACCTACGACACGAGCGATCGCCTGGTATCGATCACCGATGCCGCGGGCAAGGTCACGCGTCTTGCATACGGTCTCGCCGAAAGCCCGCTTCTCATCACCAAGGTGACCGACCCCTTCGCGCGCTCGGCAGTGTTCACTTACGAGAAGTTCGGTAAAGGCGGCTTTCGGCTGGCCTCGATCACCGACACGATCGGCCTGACCTCGAGCTTCACCTATGCGAAGGGCAGCGCAAAGATCGTCGGACTGACGACCCCCTATGGAACGACCAGTTTCGAGGCCGACGGGACAGAGGCCCAGCGATACATCGAAGTTACGGATCCGCTCGGCAACAAGGAACTCCTGGAGTCCTTCAACGATTCCGCCGTGCCGTTTTCCGAGTCTTTGACGCCGGAAGGCATGAACGTTCGCAATGAGTATTTAAATTATCGCAATACCATGTATTGGGATAAGCACGCCTATACGTTCGAAGATGGCGATGACGATAGTCAGTACTATGGCGCGGCGCGCGTGACCCACTGGCTTCACGACAAGAACAATTTCGACTTCAGAAGCAATACAATCGAGAGCATAAAGCCTCCTCTGGAGGCACGGATTTGGATGAATTACGAGTCCCAGGACGAACAGGGTGAAACCTATCTTCAGGAAGGCACGTTCGACAAGCCACTCCATGTCGGGCGGGCTATTTCGGCAAGCGCGACGCTCCTCGAGTCCTTCGAATACAATACGCTCGGAAACGTCACCCGCTACGTCGACCCTGCCGGCCGGACGACGAATTTCCTCTATGGCGACGGCGTCGACCTGCAAGCGGTTCAGCGGCTCAAGGACAGGGCCCCGGCCGATACCCTCGCCCAATTCGTCTATGACGGCAGGCACCTGCCGCAGATCTACGTGGATGCGGCGGGACAGAGCACGCGCTTCACCTACAACACCCGTGGCCAGGTCACGGTCGCGGTGAACGCGAAGGGCGAGAAGACGAGCTACATCTACGACGGCAACGGCTATCTCGCCCGTGTCGTCAACGCCCATGGCAAGACGTCGGTCGCCTTCACCCGGGACACCCTTGGCCGCGCGGTCGCCATGACCGATTCCGAGGGGTACACCGTCCGCTACGAGTATGACGCGCTCGACCGGGTCACGACCGAACGCTTCCCCGATGGAACGACGCGTACCTACGGCTACGACAAACTCGACCTGGTACGGATCAAGGACCGCGAGGGCCGGGTCACCCGGCTCACCTACGACGCCCTGCGCAACCTGACGAGCGTGACCGACCCGCTCGGGCAGAAGACCCGTTTCACCTATTACAAGAACGGCGTGCTGCGCTCGCTGATCGACGCCAACGGCAATACGACGACCTGGCTGATCGACGTGCAGTCGCGGGTCACGGCGAAGGTCTACGCCGACGGATCCCGGGAGACCTACACCTACGACCAGGCCGGCCGCCTCGCCTCCAAGACGGACGCCAAGAAGCAGGTGACGCGCTACGGTTACATGCTCGACGGCCAACTGGCGAGCATCACCTACCTGAACGATCCGACCCCCACGGCCGACGTCGCCTTCACCTACGACGCCGCCTACGGACGCCTGACGTCGGTGGACAATGCCGCGACGCGCACGACCTACAGCTACTACCCGGCGGGCGTGCCCGGCGCCCTCCAGCTGAAGACGGAGACCAGCCACAATCCGGATGCCCAGGTCAGCTATGCCTATGACGTGCTTGGCCGGGTGATCCGGCGGGCCATCGATGGCGATGTGGAACGCTTCGGCTACGACAAGCTGGGGCGAATGTCCGCCCACGAGAGCAGCCTCGGCAAGTTCGTCTACGGCTATGTCGGCGAGAGCGGGCAGCTGACGAAGCGCTCGAACGGCGCCTTCTCGACGGAATGGCTCTACGAGCCGAATGCGAAGGACCGGCGCCTCAAGGAGATCATCAACCAGGGCACGGTCGGGTTCCGCTACACGAGCTCGCCGGAGGGCAATTTCACCAGCATCACCGAGACGCTGGACGGCACTCCCGGGAAAATTTGGAAATACAAGTACGACAAGGCCGACAGGCTGATCTCGGCGACGCCGTCGAGCGGCGACCCGCTCGTCTTCGCCTATGACAAGGTCGGAAACCTCACTTCCCTCCGGGGCCAGACCTACAGCTACAACGCACTCAACCAAATCGTCGGGTTCGGCTACGACGCCAACGGCAACCTGCTGAAGGACGACAAATACGAGTATGCCTGGGACGCGGCCGACAGGACCCTCTCCGTCACCGCGAGCGGGCAAGCGGTTCCGCTGTCCACCTATTCCTATGATGGGCTCGGAAGGCGCGTCGGCATCAGTGGCACAGGCTCCGGCGTCCGCCGCTATCTCTGGTGCGGCACCGAGCTCTGCCGGTCGCAGGACAGTGGGGGAACTCCCCTGACCCGCTACCTTGCCGAAGGAGAGGCTGCCGGCAGTCAGGGCCTCCTGTACGCGATCGACCAGATCGGTTCCGTGCGCGGCGTCGTGGGCAAGGCTGGCGGCCCTTCGGTGGGCAGGATGGACTTCGATCCTTACGGCCACGTATTGTCAATCTCTGGAGCAACCGCAGATTTCCATTTCGCCCATTTGCTGGATGATCCTAATGTGATTTTGGATCTCTCATTTACGCGAGCCTACTCCACGCGAGTAGGTGGATGGATTTCCAGGGATTCTTTAGGAGAGTCTGGAGCCTATAATCTTTATTCATATGTAGATGGAAATCCTATTGTCTATGTTGATCCAACTGGTGAGGTATTATTCGTACCTATTGCTGTTGGAATAATTGGTGGATTTGCTTTTGACTATTTCTTGGACCATTATAAAAAGTCACATTGTTCTTGCAAAAACACACCGATCGGCGCAATGGGAAATGGTATTGCAGGTGGATTAATGGGTGGGGCTGGACCTTACATAGCAAAGCCAAGAATGGGTATTGGAGGTGGCGGGCCGTCAGGTACGTCTACTTCAGTTTTTAGTCAATTGAATCATGCAGCAGCATTGCGCGGGTATTATTCGTTTGCCACACGCAACCGTCTTACCAAGGCGCTGCGAAAAATCCCCTATGCCGGAGCCGCTTTGGCTAGCTATGAGCTTTACGACGCACTGTCGTGTGATTGA